The stretch of DNA ACTCAGGTCGGGCTGGATAGCGGCAAGGAACAGGGAGACTCTTGAAAAGATCTCTTCGCTTAAGGATTATACGACTATCTGCAGCAGTGCGCCTTCCGAGTACCTTGCGGCTGTGGCATTGAGGCATTCGGACCGTCTTGTTGACAGGAGTCTTGGAATTATAAAAAAGAATCTTGAGATACTGGATCCATTCATGGAACGGCACTCAGATCTCTTTGAATGGGTCCGGCCCGTGGCGGCATCGATCGGTTTTGTGAAACTGAAGAATGGAGTGTCGGCTACTGATTTCTGCAAAAAGGTCGTCGATGAAACCGGAGTTCTTCTTATGCCTTCGACTGTCTATGGATTCGGAGATTCGCATTTCAGGGTAGGATTCGGAAGAGAAGATATGGAGCAATGCCTTGAAAAATTTGAGATATTTTTGAAAAATAATTACTAATATTTTCAGTTTGTCTCTTTTACTATGAATCGTCTTTTCCCGGAAAAAGGAGCCAGTGGGGATACCTGAGATCCCATTTTATCGCAGCAAACCTGATCAAGAATACGATCAGTATTGCCAAAAGACTTCCAAAGGGAACGTCGGGGAGATATGTCAGCCAGATGATATAGAACACCCCGCCGATAAGTATCGGGGTTGCATAGAGCTCCTGTTTAAGTATAAGGTTTGGATTTCCCGCGAGGAGATCACGTATTATACCCCCGGTGATTCCTGTGATTATGCCCATAATTACTGCGACAACCGGGCTGAAGCCGTATGCCAGCGTCTTATCTATCGCCTGCACGTTGAAGAGGGCGACACCGAGTCCGTCGAGTATCAGCAATGCCCTGTACGAGCACCATAACGGTTTTGCAAGGAAGAATGCGACTATTGCCGCAGAGAGGGCGATTGCAATGTACAGGTTGTTGTTGATCCAGAAGACGGGAACGTCAAGGATAAGATCCCTTAGTGTACCGCCGCCAAGTGCGGTAATAACGCCGATGATAACAATGCCGAAGAGATCCATCCCTCTCTTTGCCCCTGCCAGAACTCCGGTGATGGAAAATACAGCTATGCCTATTATGCCCATGATATAATACCATGTACTAAACGGCAGGACATCCATATATTAAAAAAGCTACTCAAAGGCAATTAATTTTCTCTATATGGATAATTTACCCGTTAACAAAAAAATGAAGGAATTGTTTCGGCTATTATCCTAATTAATATAATAGATAAAAACAAAAGTATATTATCTGGAGTTGAAATTTCTGGCAAGTTACAATAATAATCAAAACAATGAAGAAGCCATAATCAGGGTAAAACTTCCGAATTCCAAGAAAAGGGAGATGTTTGCAACGGCAGACCTTATGCTCGGGGCAAATCATATCCGCGTAAGATGTTATGACGGCGTAACAAGAACAGGGCGAATTAAGGGAAAGATCAAGAAGCGCGTCTGGATTCGCGAAGGGGATGTCCTCATTGTTGTCCCGTGGGATTTTCAGGACGAGAAGTGTGATATAATATACAGATATACCAAGCCGCAGGTCGAGTGGCTGAGAAGAAATAATTACCTCTGAATTAGGGTAAAATTACATATTCTCAATTTTTATATCGTATTCCTTTACTACAAGCCTTTCCACTCCGCTGAGTGAATACTTTCCGGAACCGGTTTCTGCAAAACCTCCTTCCACTATCGAGTCTCCAGTCAGGTAATTTCTCCATGCGACCGAGTAATCGTCATCAGGATCGTATGCATAGGTGACTGTGACGGTTGCAGGTGTCCCGTATGGAGTGTCAATTATTACAGGTTGTGTCTTCATGCTCATTTTGATGGTTCCAATTCCACGTTCATAGTATTCTCTGTCCGCGTTCAGGACAGTCATGTAAATTACGAGAGTTTTTTCGTCGCTATCGTAGAACCACCGGGGTTCGGCTATCATCACCGATCCGCTCTGGAACTTCTCCCTCCTGACCACTGCGCCGTTCATGAGAGTAAGGACTGCGGTCCCGTCATCCGATTCATATTGGATAGCCCCCGGCTTGTATTCAACGCTGAATCCAGTGCCCGTATCATCCGAGATCGTGAAACTCTGCCCGAAAGATGTGTTGTCTATCGCGGTAAGCCCTCCACCGGATACCTTAATTGTTGAATCGCGGAACGGGACATTGCTGAAGGTCATTATTTTCATATCGTTCTGGACCGAGATCATTGCCTGCTCCATGTTTCTCTCGTCAGAACTGATCTGCGTCTGGATAAGCATCGGATACCCTACAAGGGAGACCATTGCAATTCCGGTAAGAACTATTGTAAACATTATCAGGAATCCGATGGCTTCGGATACTCCTTCGCTGCCGTATTCTTTTATCATCTTCAGACTCCTCCTGAATCGTATATTATCCTGTTTAGGCCTTTTCCTGTAGTATTTCCTATGACTGCCTTGGTTGCACCAATACCTGCAATCGATATCATGCTCTTTACGTTTCCGTCGGTTACGATTATCTGCTGGGCCGCACCAGTCGCCGACGGGTCCATCTTCACCGTATAATCCCCGTTCGCAACATCGTCGGGAAGGTCGAGGGATGTCACGACCCGCCCGTTTGACGGAGCGATTACATATAGATCGACTATCCTTGTACTGACCCCGTTTCCTATATCGACGAATGCATGATATTTCAGTTTCTCCGAGGAGTCTTCGATAATTACCGAGTTGATGAGCAGGGTGAGCAGGATCATCATTACGATGAGAACCGCTGTTATATTCATGTATTCCAGGACCGTACTTACAGCCTCATCTTTTTCCCTCACGCAATAAATCCCCTGTTCATTTTTTTTCCGGCAGCCAGTAGGTCTCATTGTATTTGGTCACCCCGTTGTTGAAACGGATCAGGATTTCGTCGTATTTGTAGTAGATGTCCTGATATTTTTCATTCGTTATATCGTAGTATACGACGGCATTCATCCTGTCCATCGAAAGTGCATAGAGGTCCTGCCTTAGAGTGTAGGACGACGGATCTTTTTTTGCGATATCGATAACTGCTTCACGGACCTCTGTGATCTCATTCTTTGGAAATTCCAGAACAGCCTCCGATGTGGTCTGTCCTACCGTCACCGACTGGTTGATGATAATTGCAAGGACAAAGAGTGAGACGCTGACGATGAATCCCATCAGGACTATCCACTGTCCGTCTTCGTTCATTCTCTCCATAGTCTCACCTCTACCCGATATATCCTGTCCAGGCCGGAACTATCTTCAACCATTATAAGCCGCCCTGTACTGATCTCGGGCTGGCGTGAGACTTCGCTTCCTATTGGCTGGCTTTCGCCGGTTCCGCTGTCTCCTAATGCATAACTCATGACACTGTTCGATCCGATATCCCTGTAATAGACAGTTGCATTGTATCTTATTGAATCCACGATCTCCGACGTTCC from Methanolacinia petrolearia DSM 11571 encodes:
- a CDS encoding trimeric intracellular cation channel family protein translates to MDVLPFSTWYYIMGIIGIAVFSITGVLAGAKRGMDLFGIVIIGVITALGGGTLRDLILDVPVFWINNNLYIAIALSAAIVAFFLAKPLWCSYRALLILDGLGVALFNVQAIDKTLAYGFSPVVAVIMGIITGITGGIIRDLLAGNPNLILKQELYATPILIGGVFYIIWLTYLPDVPFGSLLAILIVFLIRFAAIKWDLRYPHWLLFPGKDDS
- the eif1A gene encoding translation initiation factor eIF-1A — protein: MKFLASYNNNQNNEEAIIRVKLPNSKKREMFATADLMLGANHIRVRCYDGVTRTGRIKGKIKKRVWIREGDVLIVVPWDFQDEKCDIIYRYTKPQVEWLRRNNYL
- a CDS encoding DUF7289 family protein translates to MIKEYGSEGVSEAIGFLIMFTIVLTGIAMVSLVGYPMLIQTQISSDERNMEQAMISVQNDMKIMTFSNVPFRDSTIKVSGGGLTAIDNTSFGQSFTISDDTGTGFSVEYKPGAIQYESDDGTAVLTLMNGAVVRREKFQSGSVMIAEPRWFYDSDEKTLVIYMTVLNADREYYERGIGTIKMSMKTQPVIIDTPYGTPATVTVTYAYDPDDDYSVAWRNYLTGDSIVEGGFAETGSGKYSLSGVERLVVKEYDIKIENM